In the genome of Triticum urartu cultivar G1812 unplaced genomic scaffold, Tu2.1 TuUngrouped_contig_4884, whole genome shotgun sequence, the window GGGTTGAGGTTGTAGTCCTCCATGGCAACTTCAATGCTAAAAAAGAGGAATGCTGGACTCCTGAGGAATTCAGTAAGCATATAGTATGGGGCCGAGAGAAAAGCGCCAAACTCCTCAACGGTGATCTGACGCTGAAGCTCAGTGGAGGGGAAGCTTTTCTTGGAAGTGCTAACTTCACTGATAACTCCAGCTTCACAAGCACTAAGAAGTTCAGGCTAGGGCTGAGGCTTGTCAATGCCTCTGGAGAGAGGGTTCTTGAAGGAATCACCGAGCCTTTCCGCGTGAAAGAGCGCAGGGTGGAGGGTAATGCCTATTTGCCTCACATTGAAGCTTTTCATTTGGTTTTATTTTCTTCTTCACAAATGTGTCTTCTTCGTTTGGAGCTGAGACCGATCATGTGCGTCTTGCTGCTTTTGTAGGATTTGAAAAGCACTACCCACCTAAGCTGGGCGACGAAGTTTGGCGTTTGAAAAAGATTGGTAGGAAAGGGGCTTACCACCAGGCGTTGTCAGACAGTGGAATTGATACTGTCCAGAAGTTATTACAGTCTTATGTAAAGAATGAAGAGAAGCTATTGAAGGTAAAGGCTCTATGTTTATATCGGAGTACTAACTAAAAAATACTGCATGCTGCTTTTGTAAAACAAAGTTGCTGAAATTGGACTAACAAGTTCTTTCGGTTTCTCCTCTACCTCTAGACTTTCCCCAAGATGTCACCAGCAGCTTGGAAAGCCATCATAGGACATGCCATGACGTGCGAAGTTGGCGACACTCTTTACATGCATGAAATTAAGGAAACCAACATGGAATTTTTCTTTGATGCCATACTTCAGCTTGTTGGGGTGAAATTTGGTGATTGTTACAAGCCCTTAGATAAGATTCACCAACCAGAGAAGGTGCTTTATCCTCACTTGCTTCAGATAGCAGATTTTCTCACTAATGCTCTAACATTTAACGTTCTTTATTCACAGAATTTAGTCGAGACTCTGAAGCAAAAGGCTTATGAGAATATTAAGGATGTTCAGTATGATCATATTATGATCAACAACTGTCCTGTACCACTTCATAAGTTTCATGCAAAGGATGCTTCTGGGTTGAGTAATGCTCTTCAAAATCAGCAGATACTGAATTATGGTACCATCTTGCCTGTTCTATGAGTTCCATTCACTAACTGCAATAATTCCTTAAGAACATCAATCGTTGATGTTAATTCGTTGGCAGGTCAGCACAGTAGGTTTCAAGGAGACTTCTTGACTAGTCAAGGACTTCAATCAAAGGAGAGATTATGTTCTTTCCAACAAGCAACTGATGTAAGTAGTAATGCTTCAAGCATAAACTATGGTAAAGGATAAGAAACATATAGAGGTTGCTCTAAGACGCTGTCATCAATTTTCATGCAGGCTTCAGTGGATATGTCAAGATTTCTGCAGGGTCAGACTTCCAATGATGTTAGCCATCAAATAGTCACCAACAAAGTTACACCATATGATCCAAGCCAAGCAACTTTCTTACCTCGACCAAGAATCACACAGCTACGTATACCAAATATTGAAAGAAGAGATTTTGGTCCAGATGCTGAAACTTCTGCTATTGCTCATTACAACATTCAGGCAGGTCAGGTTGTTATGCAATTTGGTCAGCATGGACAGAGCCATTCTCATTTCTCTGAACAATCATACAGTGTAAGATAACTTTTTCCTGTGCAAGCATGGTGACATTTACTTTTGGAAGTAATCTCTATCAAAAGTGACTCTGGATATAAATTGGAACTGAACAATTCATTGGGATACTCTTAAACTGAACAAAATCAAATATCTTTTGCGCCTGCAGAGCTTCCCTGTTGGTAGTTTAACGTCTACGGATACAGCCATGGATTCTATGCAGCCTCACTCCCAGCTTACAAGCAGCAGTAATTACTCTGAAACGTTACCTTTACTGCTAATTACCTGATATTTGATGGTGACTTGCTTTGGATCTTATTAGTTCTGGATGACATCTGCAGGGGAGAGTTTCAGCAAGCAACCTGACCTACTATGCAATGGCCAAACACTAAATCAATCAAATCAAGTTTTTGCTGGCTTACAGCCATCAAGAACAaacagctttgactcggtggaaAATGATCAGCTCATACAACGCTTCATTTCTCAGTTTTTTAGCAGTGAAGGGGCAGCGACACCTTTGTCGCCACGCAAGTGGGTTAAGATCAAGGCAGCATTGAAGCTAGCATCTGTAGGGCGACTCTCCAGAGCTTCGAGAAGGGGTCTGCATAGTCCCCCGGGAAGGGCAAGGCTGGTACCAACAACATGACCCTGCTGAATAGTGTGGATAACAGTTGTGACAGAACAATGTGCGGATCAAGGATCCATCTTGATGTTGTACTCCATAATATTGATGAAGTATATAATCTAATAATCTAGTTAGTTAAAAATAGCAGTATTGTGACAGAACAATGTGTGGAGCTTGTATTCTGATCTGTTAGCAACAGTATACACAAGTAAATATATCTGGATCTTAGTTGTGACAGAACAATGTGTGGAGCTTGTATTGTGATTTGTTAGCAACAGATATATAAATAAATATTTCTATATCTTAGTTATTTATGAACACAGGAGTCAGACCATGTAAAAGACATGCAATTTCTTCACTCTTGCTCCTGAAGTTCATTAGAGACAATCCTTTTAAAATGAAGTGAGGTGCTTTTATTAAATGCCGTGGAAAAGTTGTCTGCTTAGCTCGATACTTGCTATAGAAGAGATCAAGTAAAAAGATGCTATAAACATGGCTAGCCTGTCTATTAGAAGCAACTACTTACAAGGTGCAGCGCTCATGAACAATTGGTACAACAGTAATTTCTAGTGTGGAGGACGTACACATCCCAAATATGAAATTCCCTTCATGTTTATCTTCTTTCTGTCCTCTTGAAGATCTTCCATCTATATTCAATGTAATAAAATGATCCATCCAGTGGATGTAAATCACTCCACACTGTTGATCCTTCCAAGGAGCTTCAAGAAGATAATTCTTTTGAAAAGCTTTTTGTTGCTCTGATTTGCCAGCACAATGCCATGCACAGACGAGGATGATGGCAGAAAAAACCACCTTCGCATTGATTCATTACTTTACAGTGTTAGTCTTTCCACTTGGAGTTCTTCTTCCATCTGTGCCACTCAAAAGTTGTTTGCCATTCTTGGTAGGTGTTTTTTGCACAGAGCTCCTGACTGGTGTTTGTAGTCTTTTCTGCGATTGTGGTGGTGACTTGCATGTTGGATTTGTACTCCTGAGTTATTCAAAACCAGAAGAACAGGTTAAAGCGACCTAATCATGTGCAAAGAATAGTTTCATTTGAGTCTAAATAGCAGCTGGCCTCACCTCGTTGTCATATTATTTTCATTCTTTTCCCTAGGCTTCTTTTTATTTGAAACGCCTCCATTGGTAATGCCAACTACTTTCCGGCCACTGGCTGACATCACCATGTCCTGGTCCGAGGAACAGCTGTTGGTAACACCATTAAATTCGTCCGACTCCTGGCCTGGTACTGATTCAACCCTACCCTTTTGCAGCCCCGGAGTGTATCTTTGATAGAACAAATTCGGAAGCAGGGTGTGAGTGGTGAGATTAGGTTCCTGCTCTCGAACAGAATTGCTATTCTCGAATTGGTTGTCACCAACAGCTGCGTTATCAACCCAGCAATTCTTGACCGAGTTAGGCGAGTTATGCTCGACGTGGATGCCAGAGCCAGGAATATCAAACTTTAGCGCTTTTTGCATCGGAGTGACATTGTTCCGGACCTaataaaaaaaggaagaaaaTATACATTGAACCTATATTAGAGTTCCACATGTCAAGAAGATTAAGATTAAAAGATATTTACGGTACAATTTCTGTTTTCTCAATTGGAGAAATCTGACCAATCCAATCTCTTTTCTAAATTTAAGACCTATATCTACAAACTATCTACAAAATAAGTCCGCTTAGTAGCAAGCTTTTTTCAAAAGACATTTCTATCTTAGAAGGGTTTCACTGTCCTCAAGTTATGGGTCTACCTGTAGATAATATTTGACAATATTTTTTCTGAGGTTGATACCGCAATTAGAACACATGAATTCTGTCAAATTAATACAATTTTTGTGATATCCAAGAGAAAGAGCTGAAATGGCTGGAAAAGAGTCACCTCTAGGTTTCCAACGTCTTCCATTGGCTGCCTGTTTTTTCGGAATACAGGTGTTGCATTGCCTTTGTTGATTCCGTATATGTTTGGGCTTGACTGTGTGCTCTGAATGTTCTCTGGTTCTCCTTCCTTCTTAGCCAGTGTTGCCTTGAGGCAAGCAATCTAAAATGCACAAAAGAACATAAGTTTCTTATACATCTCAATGGCAATGGCACGGTGCTACCTACAGCTAAGTCACAGAAACAAGAAATCAAGAATAAGTACGTACCTGTTCTTTCAGCTCCCTAACCTCACCACCTTCTTTATTCGCTTTTGCCGTGCCCAGCTCAACAGAGGCAACTCGTTCAGCAAATTTCAAGGTGCTTATTGTCTCATTAACAGCGTCTGGTTCAGGGCTTATGTGCACAAACATCAATGTTTTTGCTTGTCCTCCTGAACATCAACACAATGTTTATCCCATAGATTGTATATTTTGGTACCAAGAAAGTGAAATTTAGGATATTAACTTCGCAAAGTACCTAGAGAATCTTGCAAAAGCTGGGTAAGCTTGCTGTTGCGGTAAGGGACATGAGAGTTTTTCTGGGCAAGGGACGCGATCACATCTCCGAGTGCTGAAAGTGACTTGTTTATGTACAGTGCTTCCTTCAGTCTATCTCCTACAACCTCAGATTTATCAACTCTTTCACTACCGGCTAGATCAACAAGATGCATGCAACCTCTCAAGATTGTCCCAGATGTTAAGTCACGTCCTTGAACATGAACGGTCAGGCAACTGCATGTAAATTTCAGTCATAAGTATAAAGCTAAACTATACAGGTAAAAACTCAGTATAAACAAGGTATGTCGATGCCAAACCTATGAGAGCGGCTGCTTCGGTCGTTAATGGCTGTTGAACCTACCACACGATTCTTTTGGCCTTGATTCATCAGTTCAGCAACATCAGAGGTCGATGTGACAGGAACTATGCTCGCATCTGGAACTGCAAGCCCTTTCTGTGAAGTATTTCTTATCTCTAATGTGCTAAACGTTAAGGAGATTCAAGATATTCCTCAAATAGCTAAGATCCAATATTAACAACAGAAAATTTTCTAATATAAAAAAGGATATCTTCTGTTTCCACTATCCTGAAGGAGATCTCTCACTTGCTCGTTGTAGATCTCAATCATCTGCACAAAAATTTCGTAATTGATTGTCCCCTTTCTCTGTGCTTTAAGATTAAATAAGTCATTTAGTGCTCTGTAGTTGACACCAACGCTTTCCTCGCTCAGTACATTAGGTCCACTCTGCACAGCATCATAAGAATGGCCTTAGCTCTTTTACCTTTGTGCTACGAATATTTAGATAATATTTTAACAAAGCTTATTACCATTGTATAGGTCTTCCCTGATCCAGTTTGGCCATAAGCAAATATGCAAACATTGAAACCATCAAGAACCGAACGGATCAATGGTTGCATATCCGAAAAGACTTCCTCTGTATTCATAAAAAGAGAACTGAAGTTCGGTACTCAATCAAAGTCAAGCTAATTATGAGTAAGCATATGCAAGAGTATGTAACCTTGAGTGGCTGCTGGGCCAAAGACCTTGTTGAAAGTAAAAGATTTGCTTCCATCTTTTCCATATTTTGCGGGAGTGATTATTGTGATTGTTCTTTCTTCCATGCCAGCAACACTGCTGGAGGAATTTGCTTGTCCAGGTAGAAAAGGCCTCACTCGACAATACACTCTAATATTTCCTGGTGATAAAGTCAAACAAAATTTATGATGTAGACTAGTATGCTTAATATCTTGTTTCATTGAGCACCAAAAATGGTTACCTTTAAGATCCTGTATTTGGTTGTACAACTTGCGGTTATCCTCAAGAACTTTATGATAGCCAGAAGCCGCGTTAGAGAGGATGTACAGCTGCCTACCTGTTATAACGTGTTGTAAAATATGGTGTTTCTTAAATAGATTTGTAGGAAAAAAACTGATAGATGCAAAATCAGTTATAGGTTACCAATTTTAGTAAAATCTTCAGAGTACTGTATTCTCAATTGTTCCATTCCAGACTTGACAGAAGAAAGGGAATTTCTTAATTCCTACAGTGAGCATATTATGTTAAAAGATCAAGCAAGGAATGCACAAATAACGGAAAATATGATCAACCGAAATGCGGATTAGGGAAGACCGAACAAGGAATGTAAAACAAAAGGAAATACCTGGATATGTTTCTGTTGTAATTCAATACTTATTTCCGCCCCTGGTTGGAACTGTTCAGCTGCACAATCATCATTCCGACCTACAGAGCTGACCTCTTCTGTCACCTTCAAGAGATTTGGCTTCTCTTCACCCATCTTCATTTTGTTTGACAAACAATGAAACATATTAGTACATGAAAGCTCTCCGGCCATGTAGAAACTTATTTATCCTGAATACTGAATGTGTTTTTTTTTTTGCAAGGCCTGGATGTATAGTTGTTGACATCCAATTTAAAAGCAATGCTCACTGTCTACATGTCTGGCTAATAGATGGCAAGAAACAAGCATACCTTAACTCGATTACTGGTGGAAGTTTTTTCTGGCAATGGTTTCTCTGGTCTGGAAAATAGGTCGGATCCTTTAAGGTCACCTATGCAATTCACCTGTGATATTTTTTTCCAAATTAGTAAATTTGCACTATATATCATCATCATATAAAAGTTCTATGTGATACAACTAAGAAAGTGCCCAAGAATATTTGGATAAACTTGATCTTCTCAATAATAGTGGAACGGAACATACCAAGTGCTGGTTTGCAGCTCGACACTCATATTCCTGAATAACTTTAATCAGGAGTGACTCAACAATCTGCAAGTTGGCAAAGACTTTGGTTTCATTTTGTATGTCTACCAAGAGCGGCTGCATGACGATCAGCTATATATTTAAGGAAAGTAGGCTAACCAATGGGATTTCTTCTGGTTTCTTATCCAAGAGTAGTGTACGCACAAGCATGTTAAGGGATTCTGAAGTAGTCTACAAAGGAAGAGATACATGTCATTATGGAGTACATCACATGACTGAGTGTGAAATAGGAACTGATATTCCATTATAAGACTTACCATCTCAGTGGATTCCAGACAACAATCAGTTTCTATGCTTTGCTCTGCTATTAAAACTTTCTGGATTGGCTCTGTTGTGTGGCTTCTCATTAACTTATTCATAAAAGCATCAGAATTCTTGAGTATGAAATGCTTTCCAGACGTCGAAGGCTTTGTAATGCTGCCATATTTACATGGAGTCTGTCTCCCTGTTGTCTTACTTTCACTGAATGACTTCAGAGCAAGAATGCAATCGACAACTCGAACACCCTTGCCACCCTGAGTTCCAGTTGGCAGATAAAATTGTTACCTTTTTGCCACGGAAAAGTAGCCCAAGCATTTACTTTGTAATTCATTTGAAGTGCCTTACCAATAAGGACATAAATCCAACTAAGGAATACTGAATTTATAAGCTAAATGAACTTATGGCATGAGCTCTCAataaaaaatgtaaaaaaaatacCTTCTCCAAGTCAGACAGCTCAAATGTAGGGAGCCCTATATCTTGTACACTGACAAGGAAGTTGCGCAAATTCTCAAAGTACTGATATGCACACAAAGCTGAGCCATCAGCAGGCATAACGGTATCTGTGCGGGCTTCCACGACCTAAAATGTACGGGTATAACATCACTGTGTATTAGCATGCATGGCAGCTAACTAAAGTAGAAGTACGGAAAGTGCAACTACCTTAGGTATGGCGCCGGGCTGGACCTTGTTCAGTGCATTGCAAAGGACAATTCCATTTCTCAGCCCAAGCCGAAATTCCTCCTGAGAGGGCTCTTCTGGCAGGTCCCTTGCACACATGATCCCGACTGTTCTTCGCAACCAGCTGGCTGCATCATACCGTCTATTTGCTGCATTTTCAACCCCGGTAAATCATAAATTCACTTTGCGCCGCTATATTGTAGCAATCATGCATAGCAACTGTACTAAGAACCATCACCATCATACATTATCTATTTTAAAACACAAGTCCATATGCTCAGTGTTGGGTTACCACAAAATTATGAAAGGACTGCCTCATGAACCAGCACAGTAGTATAATTTGCAAAGCGAATGATACAACTGGCCCAGTGTCATCATTAGGTACCATCGCAGTAGTATAATTTGCTAAGTAAACAAGACAATTGGCAGTTTGGCACAGTATAATTTGCATAACGAGCGATACTACTGGTACTATCCACTGACTTGGGACCCAGATCACACCATGAAATTTGAATTCAACTGCATCTGGTCACTGCCGCACATCTCGCCTAAATCAAAAGCCAAAACGCCGAGATCACGCCACCGTGACATCGGGATGGGAGTTTCCCCGCCCGGGCACTCATTTCTCCACCCCCAGTCATCCAGCGAACCAAGAACGTCAAATCACTAAACCTCCTGGGCCCGCCGGGCGGCCACGTCGATGTCTTTCACCGTCCCGTGGTTCCGCAGCGCGCCCTCCGCTACCGCCGGGTCCAGCTCCCTCTTCGTCGCGGTCGCCGTCGCCACCATCGTCCCTGGTCCAAGAAGGCCCGAACCAGCACCTATCCCGACGAGCCGACCGACTGCCGTGTGTCCGCtgggagagaagagaagagaagatggAGCGTGGGGGAGGAAGGCCGGGTTGGGGTTGGGTTTGGGGTTGAACTCGTCTGCAGTGGTGGGGTGGGGTAGTGAGTCCCGAGGGGTTCTTCCTTGTGTTTTCGAATGGTGGTGGCGCTCGCTAGGGGAAGAGAGCGGTTGGGGTCGGGGGGGTGTTGATGACGTGGGGTGGGGCACTGGACCGGGCTTTTCGAGGGGGTAAATAAATGTAGATACTCATGTTTTGTTTTTTTAACTGAGAAGAAGATGAGAAGGCCAGACCACGTCTCGTCGTGCTGCTCCGCACCGTTGGATTTTGCGTGCACGACGCCGATAGTGATTAGGGCATTCTATTTGTGTGCCCTCGGGTTGCTTAGTACGTACTCATCAGTTTTACCTCATCCAACAAACGTCCCTCGCTTTTCCCCTCGCAACAGTCGCCGCACACTCAAAAAACGCTCAAATGGTAGCATTTTCGTTGGGTCACCTGTCAGTGTCTAGTATATATGTAAATAAATGTTGAAATATACAGAAGCCTGAGACACCGTGGG includes:
- the LOC125528452 gene encoding calmodulin-binding protein 60 E-like; this translates as MASSKRPRPCSGDGSDDGGELSRPSKRWRSLVMHVRGRTMGLGVFGFRGVIGEEFMTMFSNMVRRVVSEEVEKAMFRQFSAAAAAAAAPPRLLVGQSQRPRYQLTFLNDLKPVYTMMKLEAKDGSALKVAMVENLENDQKNVVRFGHLSSVRVEVVVLHGNFNAKKEECWTPEEFSKHIVWGREKSAKLLNGDLTLKLSGGEAFLGSANFTDNSSFTSTKKFRLGLRLVNASGERVLEGITEPFRVKERRVEGFEKHYPPKLGDEVWRLKKIGRKGAYHQALSDSGIDTVQKLLQSYVKNEEKLLKTFPKMSPAAWKAIIGHAMTCEVGDTLYMHEIKETNMEFFFDAILQLVGVKFGDCYKPLDKIHQPEKNLVETLKQKAYENIKDVQYDHIMINNCPVPLHKFHAKDASGLSNALQNQQILNYGQHSRFQGDFLTSQGLQSKERLCSFQQATDASVDMSRFLQGQTSNDVSHQIVTNKVTPYDPSQATFLPRPRITQLRIPNIERRDFGPDAETSAIAHYNIQAGQVVMQFGQHGQSHSHFSEQSYSSFPVGSLTSTDTAMDSMQPHSQLTSSRESFSKQPDLLCNGQTLNQSNQVFAGLQPSRTNSFDSVENDQLIQRFISQFFSSEGAATPLSPRKWVKIKAALKLASVGRLSRASRRGLHSPPGRARLVPTT
- the LOC125528453 gene encoding kinesin-like protein KIN-14Q, translating into MVATATATKRELDPAVAEGALRNHGTVKDIDVAARRAQEAANRRYDAASWLRRTVGIMCARDLPEEPSQEEFRLGLRNGIVLCNALNKVQPGAIPKVVEARTDTVMPADGSALCAYQYFENLRNFLVSVQDIGLPTFELSDLEKGGKGVRVVDCILALKSFSESKTTGRQTPCKYGSITKPSTSGKHFILKNSDAFMNKLMRSHTTEPIQKVLIAEQSIETDCCLESTEMTTSESLNMLVRTLLLDKKPEEIPLIVESLLIKVIQEYECRAANQHLVNCIGDLKGSDLFSRPEKPLPEKTSTSNRVKMGEEKPNLLKVTEEVSSVGRNDDCAAEQFQPGAEISIELQQKHIQELRNSLSSVKSGMEQLRIQYSEDFTKIGRQLYILSNAASGYHKVLEDNRKLYNQIQDLKGNIRVYCRVRPFLPGQANSSSSVAGMEERTITIITPAKYGKDGSKSFTFNKVFGPAATQEEVFSDMQPLIRSVLDGFNVCIFAYGQTGSGKTYTMSGPNVLSEESVGVNYRALNDLFNLKAQRKGTINYEIFVQMIEIYNEQVRDLLQDSGNRRLEIRNTSQKGLAVPDASIVPVTSTSDVAELMNQGQKNRVVGSTAINDRSSRSHSCLTVHVQGRDLTSGTILRGCMHLVDLAGSERVDKSEVVGDRLKEALYINKSLSALGDVIASLAQKNSHVPYRNSKLTQLLQDSLGGQAKTLMFVHISPEPDAVNETISTLKFAERVASVELGTAKANKEGGEVRELKEQIACLKATLAKKEGEPENIQSTQSSPNIYGINKGNATPVFRKNRQPMEDVGNLEVRNNVTPMQKALKFDIPGSGIHVEHNSPNSVKNCWVDNAAVGDNQFENSNSVREQEPNLTTHTLLPNLFYQRYTPGLQKGRVESVPGQESDEFNGVTNSCSSDQDMVMSASGRKVVGITNGGVSNKKKPREKNENNMTTR